A section of the Paenibacillus aurantius genome encodes:
- a CDS encoding M20 family metallopeptidase produces MKSIIHQTIDHYSTRFKEISHYIGQHPELGHEEFLACARLTEELRMHGFTVETGVLDLPTAFLATYSSPKPGPTIAFLSEYDALPDLGHACGHHLICMMSIGAAVGLKAVINQIGGTIRVYGTPAEESKGAKVPMAAAGLFDDVDVALMAHPYHSYIPSGTSLAMDAIEFEYFGRPAHAAASPHDGINALDAVLQLFNSINALRQQLQSHTRIHGIITEGGKAANIIPDYAAAQFYIRSANRPYTDEVAAKVLRCAEGAALQTGARLQTSNYEYSYDDLVTNAALSRTFTENLIASGVRSDEILEEKDSGSLDLGNVSRHCPTIHPYVKVIEEKYLLHTQEFRESAMTERAMEGMLLAAKVLASTAYDVMTRPGLLEEIKEEFRRSIPERAFLELQPAGR; encoded by the coding sequence ATGAAATCCATTATTCACCAAACCATCGATCATTACTCCACGCGCTTCAAGGAAATCTCCCACTATATAGGGCAGCATCCGGAGCTGGGGCATGAAGAGTTTTTGGCCTGCGCGCGCTTGACCGAAGAGCTGCGTATGCATGGGTTTACAGTGGAAACCGGTGTGCTCGATCTGCCTACGGCTTTCCTCGCCACCTACTCGTCGCCTAAGCCCGGTCCCACAATAGCCTTTCTGAGCGAATATGACGCCCTTCCCGACTTGGGGCATGCGTGCGGGCATCACCTGATCTGCATGATGAGCATCGGCGCCGCCGTCGGGCTTAAGGCCGTCATCAATCAGATCGGCGGGACGATCCGCGTATACGGAACCCCGGCAGAGGAGTCCAAAGGAGCCAAGGTCCCCATGGCGGCCGCCGGTCTGTTCGATGATGTGGATGTAGCCCTGATGGCCCACCCGTACCATTCGTACATTCCGTCCGGCACCTCCCTCGCCATGGACGCCATCGAGTTCGAATACTTCGGCCGTCCGGCCCACGCGGCAGCGAGCCCGCACGACGGAATCAACGCCCTGGACGCGGTGCTTCAGCTTTTCAACTCCATCAATGCGCTTCGCCAGCAGCTGCAAAGCCATACCCGGATCCACGGCATCATCACCGAGGGAGGCAAAGCCGCCAACATCATCCCTGATTATGCCGCGGCGCAGTTCTACATCCGTTCGGCCAACCGTCCGTATACCGACGAAGTGGCGGCTAAGGTGCTGCGGTGCGCGGAAGGAGCCGCGCTTCAGACGGGAGCCCGCCTCCAAACGTCCAACTATGAATATTCGTACGATGATCTCGTGACCAACGCGGCCCTTTCCCGGACCTTTACGGAGAATTTGATCGCTTCCGGAGTCCGTTCCGACGAAATTCTGGAGGAGAAGGACAGCGGATCGCTCGATCTCGGGAATGTCTCCCGGCATTGTCCCACCATTCACCCGTACGTGAAAGTCATCGAGGAGAAATACTTGCTTCATACGCAGGAATTCCGCGAATCCGCCATGACCGAACGCGCAATGGAAGGCATGCTTCTAGCCGCCAAAGTGCTCGCCTCCACGGCTTACGATGTTATGACCCGCCCCGGGCTGCTCGAGGAAATCAAGGAAGAATTTCGCCGCAGCATTCCGGAGAGAGCGTTCCTTGAGCTTCAGCCTGCGGGACGTTAG
- a CDS encoding YcnI family copper-binding membrane protein, which yields MKKWTVYVSAIVLGLTLFSGLASAHVTVMPKESVQGAYEKFTVRVPTESDSPTVKVEVRIPPEAEISRVEPKPGWKVEFVKDASGKNTSMIWTAEGPGLSKTEFAEFNMQGKVGDTATSLSWKAYQTAADGSKVEWVGAPDSDKPASVTIVKAKPAGAATDSHGAADSSHSMEPAQDNAKLPLYLSIAAVVLGALSLLVSLSKRKA from the coding sequence ATGAAAAAATGGACGGTTTACGTTTCCGCCATCGTGCTTGGGCTAACCTTGTTCAGCGGCTTGGCTAGTGCGCACGTAACGGTGATGCCTAAAGAATCCGTACAAGGGGCTTATGAGAAATTCACGGTAAGGGTTCCGACGGAGAGCGACTCCCCGACGGTGAAGGTGGAGGTGAGAATTCCGCCGGAAGCCGAAATTAGCCGCGTGGAGCCAAAGCCGGGCTGGAAGGTGGAGTTCGTTAAGGACGCTTCCGGCAAGAATACGAGCATGATCTGGACCGCCGAGGGGCCGGGCTTGAGCAAGACGGAATTCGCCGAGTTCAATATGCAGGGAAAAGTCGGAGATACGGCTACCTCTCTTTCCTGGAAGGCCTATCAGACCGCTGCGGACGGAAGCAAGGTCGAGTGGGTGGGAGCCCCAGACTCGGACAAGCCCGCTTCCGTGACGATCGTTAAGGCGAAACCGGCCGGTGCGGCCACGGACAGCCACGGAGCAGCCGATTCCAGCCATAGCATGGAGCCGGCCCAGGACAATGCCAAGCTTCCTCTGTATCTGTCCATCGCGGCCGTTGTCCTTGGAGCCCTTTCCCTCCTCGTTTCTCTCTCCAAACGCAAGGCCTAA
- the kduI gene encoding 5-dehydro-4-deoxy-D-glucuronate isomerase codes for MEIRYATNPEATKQFDTEKLREEYLIPGLFVPGELKLVYSHVDRFITGGAIPTDKGIKLEADTKTMGAPFFLQRREIGIINVGAKGSVTVDGEKFSMDSKDCLYIGLGKENVVFESDQASEPARFYFTSTPAHKEYPTVKAAISEATPQHLGSITNSNERTIYKYIHEEGIRSCQLVMGLTMLKPGNMWNTMPCHTHNRRSEVYFYFDMPEDGVVFHLMGEPTETRHVVVRNEQAIISPSWSIHSGVGTSNYTFIWAMAGENQQFSDMDAVAMQDLK; via the coding sequence ATGGAAATTCGTTATGCGACCAATCCAGAAGCGACGAAGCAGTTTGACACCGAGAAGCTCCGCGAGGAGTATCTCATTCCCGGTCTGTTTGTTCCCGGAGAACTGAAGCTCGTTTACAGTCATGTGGACCGGTTCATTACCGGCGGGGCGATCCCCACGGATAAAGGCATCAAGCTTGAAGCCGACACGAAGACCATGGGGGCACCGTTCTTCCTCCAGCGCCGGGAGATCGGAATCATTAATGTGGGCGCCAAAGGTTCGGTTACCGTGGACGGCGAGAAGTTCTCCATGGACAGCAAGGATTGCCTTTATATCGGCTTGGGCAAGGAAAATGTCGTATTCGAGAGCGACCAGGCTTCGGAGCCGGCCCGCTTCTATTTCACCTCCACACCGGCCCATAAGGAATATCCTACGGTCAAGGCAGCCATCAGTGAGGCTACGCCTCAGCATCTCGGGAGCATTACGAATTCCAATGAGCGGACGATTTACAAATACATTCATGAAGAAGGAATCCGCAGCTGCCAGCTCGTGATGGGTCTGACCATGCTCAAGCCGGGCAACATGTGGAACACGATGCCGTGCCATACGCACAACCGGCGCTCGGAGGTTTATTTTTATTTTGACATGCCGGAAGACGGTGTGGTGTTCCATCTTATGGGCGAGCCGACCGAAACCCGCCATGTGGTAGTCCGCAACGAACAGGCGATCATTTCTCCAAGCTGGTCCATCCATAGCGGAGTGGGCACTTCCAACTATACCTTCATCTGGGCCATGGCCGGGGAGAACCAGCAGTTCTCGGATATGGATGCCGTCGCGATGCAGGATTTGAAATAA
- a CDS encoding DUF1292 domain-containing protein encodes MPEYRVSDVKPLDLLKHTYGEEVVLDTGKGDSKPFRILAEFALGERKYAVLQSEAMRKLDEVEVFHIGEDSSGRLLLETVEDDEEWESMAELYDEMTFSFDED; translated from the coding sequence ATGCCGGAGTACCGGGTTAGTGACGTCAAACCGCTCGATCTGCTCAAGCACACTTACGGCGAAGAAGTTGTTCTGGATACCGGGAAGGGAGATTCCAAGCCGTTCCGGATCCTGGCGGAATTCGCCCTTGGGGAGCGGAAGTATGCGGTGCTTCAGTCGGAGGCGATGAGGAAGCTCGACGAAGTCGAAGTGTTCCACATCGGGGAAGACAGCAGCGGCCGGCTTCTGCTCGAAACCGTCGAAGACGACGAAGAGTGGGAGAGCATGGCGGAGTTGTACGACGAAATGACCTTTTCCTTTGACGAGGATTAG
- a CDS encoding DeoR/GlpR family DNA-binding transcription regulator, producing the protein MLSVKRHEIIMEKLLQERSVTVSELGSLLGVTEKTVREDLEKLEQKGLLRRMRGGAVLAVEEDAGLLSVETPNTKLLPEKLQAARKALRYIEPNDIIALDGGSTTLELAKLLENEPLTVITNDVYIIGELARKDRIRLVVPGGQRTRNLLVGEEGVNALRRMNIRKAFITATGIHPEYGLTIYTGALVEQKQTMMERAEKVYVVADHSKFDKSALLTFAKLSDLDLIITDSGLTPERAERYRNAGVGIDL; encoded by the coding sequence ATGCTGTCCGTCAAACGTCATGAAATCATTATGGAGAAGCTGCTGCAGGAACGGTCGGTTACCGTCTCGGAGCTTGGCAGCTTGCTTGGGGTAACGGAGAAAACGGTTAGAGAAGACCTGGAGAAGCTCGAGCAGAAGGGCCTGCTGCGCCGGATGCGAGGCGGGGCGGTTCTGGCAGTGGAGGAGGACGCGGGCCTTTTGTCCGTGGAAACCCCCAACACCAAGCTCCTGCCCGAGAAGCTGCAGGCGGCCCGGAAGGCCCTCCGTTACATCGAGCCGAACGATATCATAGCGCTTGACGGCGGCAGTACGACACTGGAGCTGGCCAAGCTGCTCGAGAACGAGCCGCTGACCGTCATCACCAATGATGTGTACATCATCGGAGAGCTTGCCCGAAAGGACCGGATTCGGCTGGTTGTTCCCGGGGGGCAGCGGACCCGCAATCTCCTTGTGGGAGAAGAAGGGGTGAACGCCCTGCGCCGCATGAATATCCGCAAAGCGTTCATTACCGCCACGGGGATTCATCCCGAATACGGGCTGACGATTTATACCGGGGCTCTCGTGGAGCAGAAGCAGACGATGATGGAGAGAGCGGAGAAGGTGTATGTGGTGGCCGATCACAGCAAGTTTGACAAGAGCGCCCTGCTGACCTTTGCCAAGCTTTCCGATTTGGATTTGATTATTACGGATTCGGGCTTGACTCCGGAACGGGCCGAAAGGTACCGGAATGCCGGAGTCGGCATCGACCTGTAA
- a CDS encoding peptidase U32 family protein, producing the protein MGYKPELLATAGSLEEVTKIIDAGADAVTIGESTYGMRLPGDFTIEEIREVAKRAHEREAKVYVVVNNIMSNDLLAGLPDYLKQVEQAGADALVFGDPAVLIAMRQAGVNLPLHWNAEMTSTNYVTANYWGTKGATRVVLARELNLEQVLEIKRKAEVEVQVQVHGITNIYHSKRELVANYRNHLGRKAEGETYSPEQGLFLIEAERRDERYPIYEDRNGTHIMSSEDLCMLENLHELMEGGIDSFKIEGLLKTPEYNEAVVKAYRRVIDAYTADPEHYEFQDEWLEAVERVQPGNRPLSYGFFYKEQVY; encoded by the coding sequence TTGGGATACAAACCCGAGCTGCTCGCGACAGCAGGCTCGTTAGAGGAAGTAACGAAGATAATAGACGCGGGAGCGGACGCCGTAACGATCGGGGAATCCACTTACGGAATGAGGCTTCCGGGCGATTTTACGATAGAGGAAATAAGGGAAGTGGCCAAGCGGGCACATGAGCGGGAGGCCAAGGTTTATGTGGTCGTCAACAATATCATGAGCAACGATCTGCTGGCGGGCCTTCCGGACTATCTCAAGCAGGTGGAGCAGGCGGGAGCCGATGCGCTCGTGTTCGGTGATCCGGCCGTTCTGATCGCCATGCGGCAGGCGGGAGTGAACCTTCCGCTTCACTGGAACGCCGAGATGACGTCGACCAACTACGTGACGGCCAACTACTGGGGGACGAAGGGAGCGACCCGGGTCGTGCTCGCCCGAGAGCTGAACCTGGAACAGGTTCTCGAGATCAAGCGCAAGGCGGAGGTCGAGGTTCAGGTGCAAGTTCACGGCATCACGAACATTTACCATTCCAAGCGGGAACTGGTCGCCAATTACCGGAATCATCTCGGCCGCAAAGCCGAAGGAGAAACCTATTCCCCGGAGCAGGGACTCTTCCTGATCGAAGCGGAGAGACGGGATGAACGCTACCCGATTTACGAAGACCGCAATGGGACGCATATTATGAGCTCCGAGGATCTTTGTATGCTGGAGAACCTTCACGAATTGATGGAGGGCGGAATCGACAGCTTCAAGATCGAAGGGCTCCTGAAGACGCCGGAGTATAACGAGGCGGTGGTTAAAGCCTACCGCCGGGTAATCGATGCTTATACGGCGGATCCGGAGCACTATGAATTTCAAGACGAATGGCTGGAGGCGGTGGAACGGGTTCAGCCCGGGAACCGGCCTCTGTCGTACGGATTTTTCTATAAAGAACAAGTGTATTGA
- the kduD gene encoding 2-dehydro-3-deoxy-D-gluconate 5-dehydrogenase KduD, translated as MKLFDLTGRTAVVTGAGRGLGQGLAVGLAEAGADVVLVTNGSSAEETKAQVEALGRRAHAIQADVSDESKLEEIVRGTLDRFGRIDILVNNAGIIRRTPAAEHSSKDWHDVLDVNLNSVYFLCQLAGREMIKQGSGKIINIASMLSFQGGINVPGYTASKHAVAGLTKALANEWAGKGVNVNAIAPGYMATDNTEALRNDPNRSQQILERIPAGRWGTIDDMKGPAVFLASEAGAYMNGHILCVDGGWMAR; from the coding sequence ATGAAGCTGTTTGATTTAACCGGCCGGACGGCCGTCGTTACCGGAGCGGGGCGCGGTCTCGGACAAGGTCTAGCCGTAGGCTTGGCCGAGGCGGGAGCCGATGTCGTCCTCGTGACCAACGGAAGCAGCGCGGAAGAGACGAAGGCGCAGGTGGAAGCGCTGGGCCGCCGGGCTCATGCGATTCAAGCCGATGTCAGCGACGAGAGCAAACTGGAAGAGATCGTCCGGGGAACGCTGGACCGCTTCGGCAGGATTGATATTCTGGTTAACAACGCCGGAATTATCCGGCGCACGCCGGCTGCGGAGCATTCCTCTAAGGATTGGCACGACGTGCTGGACGTTAACTTGAATTCCGTTTATTTTCTTTGCCAGCTCGCAGGCAGGGAAATGATCAAGCAGGGCTCCGGCAAAATCATCAACATCGCCTCCATGCTGTCCTTTCAGGGCGGCATCAATGTACCCGGCTACACGGCCAGCAAGCATGCGGTGGCTGGGCTGACCAAGGCCCTGGCCAACGAATGGGCCGGCAAAGGCGTGAATGTCAACGCCATTGCTCCGGGCTATATGGCGACCGACAATACGGAAGCGCTTAGGAACGATCCGAACCGCAGCCAGCAAATTCTGGAGCGGATTCCAGCGGGACGGTGGGGCACCATTGACGACATGAAGGGGCCGGCCGTTTTCCTGGCTTCCGAGGCAGGTGCTTATATGAATGGACACATTCTTTGCGTCGATGGCGGATGGATGGCCCGCTAA
- the mltG gene encoding endolytic transglycosylase MltG, producing MEERKEEAPVRPRRRRYRAWLIAAAAVLGIIGAAAGYVYANLQPAAKGEPVRVTVPSGTGTLQIARLLEKSGLVRNAAVFAGYVKYKKQGSRFQAGLYEMTPGSSLDGLVDKLNKGEVVKEEMIRFTIPEGFTIQQAADRLAELGILDAASFTKLTDEPVPASVHLPEPLPAVPEAKHPLEGYLFPETYEMKKSSTGEQILERMLNEWSRQLEALPEGWQDKLKARGMTFHQLLTVASLIEKEVAVPEERPLVAGVIYNRLKQNMRLQIDATVIYALGLPIERVMEKDLEVDSPYNTYRKEGLPPGPIGSPGLSAIEAALEPAATDYMYYVTRKDGSHKHYFAVTYAEHLKNIELSKK from the coding sequence GTGGAAGAGCGCAAGGAAGAGGCACCGGTTCGCCCTAGACGGCGGAGGTACAGGGCATGGCTTATAGCCGCAGCCGCGGTACTGGGAATAATCGGAGCGGCGGCCGGCTACGTCTATGCCAATCTTCAGCCGGCCGCGAAAGGGGAGCCTGTCCGGGTCACGGTTCCCTCAGGAACCGGTACACTTCAGATTGCCCGGCTGCTCGAAAAGAGCGGGCTGGTGCGGAACGCCGCCGTGTTCGCCGGATATGTGAAATACAAGAAACAGGGCAGCCGATTCCAGGCAGGCTTATACGAGATGACGCCCGGCAGCTCCTTGGACGGCCTTGTTGACAAGCTCAATAAAGGAGAGGTCGTGAAGGAGGAGATGATCCGGTTTACCATACCCGAGGGCTTCACGATCCAGCAAGCTGCCGACCGGCTGGCCGAGCTTGGCATCCTGGATGCCGCCAGCTTTACCAAGCTGACGGACGAGCCCGTTCCCGCAAGCGTCCATCTTCCCGAGCCGCTCCCTGCCGTTCCGGAAGCCAAGCACCCGCTTGAGGGCTACTTGTTTCCGGAGACGTACGAGATGAAGAAATCGAGCACAGGGGAACAAATTCTGGAACGGATGCTGAACGAATGGTCCCGCCAATTGGAGGCTCTGCCTGAAGGGTGGCAGGACAAGCTGAAGGCAAGAGGCATGACGTTCCACCAGCTGTTGACCGTAGCCTCCCTAATCGAGAAGGAGGTGGCGGTTCCCGAAGAGCGTCCGCTCGTTGCCGGGGTCATCTACAACCGGCTTAAACAGAACATGAGGCTTCAGATCGATGCCACCGTGATTTATGCCTTGGGCTTACCCATCGAGCGGGTGATGGAGAAGGACCTGGAGGTCGACAGTCCCTATAACACTTACCGCAAGGAAGGGCTTCCTCCGGGGCCGATCGGCAGTCCCGGCCTGTCCGCGATAGAGGCTGCTCTGGAACCGGCCGCTACCGATTACATGTACTATGTAACCCGGAAGGACGGCTCGCATAAGCATTATTTTGCCGTGACGTATGCCGAGCATTTGAAGAACATCGAGCTTAGCAAAAAATAA
- a CDS encoding peptidase U32 family protein, producing METTTQPVVPTKAKPLARPELLAPAGSLEKLKFAIHYGADAVYIGGQKYGLRSNADNFSFEEMKEGVEFANRYGAKVFVAANIYAHNEDIEGIEDYLRNLQDAGISAIIVADPAIIETCRRAAPKLEVHLSTQQSTMNWQAVQWWKENGVDRVVLAREASMQEILDIKKHVDIEIETFIHGAMCSSWSGRCVLSNHFTDRDSNRGGCCQSCRWKYDLFTESEENPLFEQGDEAFSMGSKDMCMIEHIPDMIRSGVDSFKIEGRMKSIHYVATVVNAYRQAIDSYLADPEGYVLKPEWVEEINKAANRPLNTGFFYEMPDHEDQIFAPEDKPNEYDFAGLVVGYDEAEGMVTVQQRNHFKPGQEVEFFGPGGTFFKQKVDTLWDEEGNELDAARHPMQRVRFRINHPVKEFDMMRKKSGKTK from the coding sequence ATGGAAACTACAACCCAACCGGTCGTGCCGACGAAGGCCAAGCCGCTCGCAAGACCAGAGCTTCTGGCTCCGGCGGGCAGCCTGGAGAAGCTGAAATTCGCCATTCATTACGGGGCGGATGCGGTCTATATCGGCGGCCAAAAATACGGCCTGCGCTCGAATGCGGACAATTTCTCATTCGAGGAGATGAAGGAAGGCGTAGAGTTTGCCAACCGCTACGGGGCCAAGGTGTTCGTCGCGGCTAACATTTATGCCCATAATGAAGACATCGAAGGAATCGAGGACTATCTTCGCAACCTTCAGGATGCCGGGATTTCCGCGATTATTGTAGCGGATCCGGCCATTATTGAAACGTGCCGCCGGGCGGCTCCGAAGCTGGAGGTTCACCTGAGCACCCAGCAGTCCACCATGAACTGGCAGGCGGTCCAATGGTGGAAAGAGAATGGAGTCGACCGGGTCGTTCTGGCGCGGGAAGCCAGCATGCAAGAGATTCTGGATATTAAGAAACACGTGGACATTGAGATCGAAACCTTCATCCATGGGGCGATGTGCTCCTCCTGGTCCGGACGCTGCGTGCTCTCGAATCACTTCACTGACCGGGATTCCAACCGGGGCGGATGCTGCCAATCGTGCCGGTGGAAGTACGATCTGTTCACGGAGTCCGAAGAGAATCCGCTGTTCGAGCAGGGGGACGAGGCATTCTCCATGGGCTCGAAGGATATGTGCATGATCGAGCATATTCCGGACATGATTCGTTCCGGGGTGGACAGCTTCAAGATCGAGGGCCGGATGAAGAGCATTCATTACGTGGCAACTGTCGTCAACGCCTACCGGCAGGCCATCGATTCCTATCTGGCCGATCCGGAAGGCTACGTGCTTAAGCCGGAATGGGTGGAAGAAATCAACAAGGCGGCCAATCGGCCGTTGAATACCGGCTTCTTCTATGAAATGCCGGACCATGAGGACCAAATTTTCGCACCGGAGGACAAGCCGAACGAATATGATTTTGCGGGACTTGTCGTCGGCTATGACGAAGCCGAAGGGATGGTCACGGTTCAGCAGCGGAATCACTTCAAACCGGGACAGGAGGTCGAGTTCTTCGGACCCGGAGGCACTTTCTTTAAGCAGAAGGTAGACACGCTCTGGGACGAAGAGGGCAACGAGCTGGACGCCGCCCGCCACCCGATGCAGCGGGTTCGCTTTCGGATCAACCATCCCGTTAAGGAATTCGATATGATGCGCAAAAAGTCAGGAAAAACCAAATAA
- a CDS encoding methyl-accepting chemotaxis protein: protein MNSMYTKLKGAFSKAGKEGISRLNKENLQAIKAKNPIRSVGLKLFLTFFALTTSLVLIVGLFSYNQSKKIIQTKMGEATEQTLMQTGDKLELILNNYEDLSMQLLTDSSFMQTLSSYNDPSTTAYEKLALTQVINDKLNTVSSGKLGIAALHLVGLTENSKVLGVGAMSTNAALRDGSYLKENWFKRVLAADGALVWLESRKGGYAVSGDQNYFGVARVLRNANMGSKEFILLMDVQLNYLDKYVSEIKIGQTGYISIFNNDNQLVRAADPAKVGSTFEIPLSQEEKEASLSGARRTNALVNGQDQLVVYKQMKVSGWTIAAVEPVSELISEAKKIRDITYWMAFLSIVVVSLAGWLVARMIGKPLQTLRNLMKEGEQGNLTVRTNFSSKDEIGQVGASFNQMMSQITRLVQQTNYSASEVLTTAGVLLNASKQTATSAKEIAVAIEEIASGASSLAVEAERGNGLTHDISVQMKEVVQSNVQMGAAASEVQKASRQGTQYMAELTTKTGATEEMTRSMVEKVDRLKESTSSIRKILEMLNNITKQTNILSLNATIEAARAGAAGKGFMVVADEIRKLAEQSKQSIQVVGEITETIQTEVDETVAVLSDAYPLFKEQIQSVKEAELIFGKVQEQMSGFVDQLSDVTESIQHLENSQSMLTEAMSNVSAVSEESSATSQEVASLSNEQLSVSEGLVKLSENLEGLSTSLQESLSKFRV from the coding sequence ATGAATTCGATGTATACCAAGCTCAAAGGTGCCTTCTCGAAGGCGGGAAAGGAGGGCATCAGCCGGCTTAACAAGGAAAATCTTCAAGCGATTAAAGCTAAGAATCCGATCCGTTCGGTGGGCTTAAAGCTGTTTTTGACTTTTTTTGCCCTGACCACTTCCCTTGTTCTGATCGTAGGGCTTTTCTCCTATAATCAATCCAAAAAGATCATCCAGACCAAAATGGGGGAAGCCACCGAGCAGACCCTGATGCAAACGGGCGATAAGCTGGAGCTGATTCTGAACAATTACGAAGATTTGTCCATGCAGCTTCTGACGGACTCCTCCTTCATGCAGACCTTGAGCAGCTACAATGACCCATCGACAACCGCTTATGAGAAATTGGCTCTAACCCAAGTTATCAATGACAAACTGAATACGGTCAGCAGCGGTAAGCTGGGGATTGCGGCCCTGCATCTGGTTGGACTGACGGAGAACTCCAAAGTTCTCGGGGTAGGGGCGATGTCCACCAACGCGGCTCTCCGGGACGGATCCTATCTGAAAGAAAACTGGTTCAAGAGGGTCCTCGCGGCAGACGGAGCTCTTGTCTGGCTGGAAAGCCGCAAGGGCGGATATGCGGTCTCGGGGGATCAGAACTATTTCGGTGTCGCCCGCGTTCTTCGAAATGCCAATATGGGCAGCAAGGAATTTATCCTCCTGATGGATGTCCAGCTGAACTACCTGGATAAGTACGTTTCCGAGATCAAAATCGGCCAAACCGGTTATATCAGCATCTTCAATAATGACAACCAGCTGGTCCGGGCGGCGGATCCGGCCAAAGTCGGAAGTACCTTTGAGATCCCTCTTTCGCAAGAAGAGAAAGAGGCAAGCTTGTCAGGGGCACGCCGGACCAATGCGTTGGTCAACGGACAAGACCAGCTGGTCGTCTATAAGCAGATGAAGGTATCCGGCTGGACCATCGCGGCCGTGGAGCCGGTTTCGGAACTGATCAGCGAAGCTAAGAAGATCCGCGACATCACGTATTGGATGGCCTTTCTCTCCATTGTGGTAGTCTCCCTTGCAGGCTGGCTGGTCGCCCGGATGATTGGCAAGCCGCTGCAAACGCTGCGGAACCTGATGAAGGAAGGCGAACAGGGGAATCTTACCGTACGAACGAACTTCAGCAGCAAGGATGAGATAGGTCAGGTAGGCGCCAGCTTCAATCAAATGATGAGCCAGATTACCCGTCTGGTTCAGCAGACGAATTATTCCGCTTCCGAGGTGCTGACGACGGCGGGCGTGCTTCTAAATGCCTCGAAGCAGACGGCGACCTCCGCTAAGGAGATTGCCGTCGCCATCGAAGAGATTGCAAGCGGCGCATCCAGCCTCGCGGTCGAAGCGGAGAGAGGAAACGGGCTGACACATGACATCAGCGTCCAGATGAAAGAGGTCGTTCAGTCCAACGTGCAGATGGGAGCCGCGGCTTCCGAGGTCCAAAAGGCCAGCCGCCAGGGAACGCAGTACATGGCCGAGCTGACCACCAAGACGGGAGCCACCGAGGAGATGACCCGTTCCATGGTGGAGAAGGTCGACCGGCTGAAGGAAAGCACCTCGTCCATCCGCAAAATTCTTGAGATGCTGAACAATATCACGAAGCAGACCAATATCCTTTCGCTGAACGCGACCATCGAAGCGGCAAGAGCGGGAGCCGCCGGCAAGGGCTTCATGGTGGTGGCCGATGAAATCCGCAAGCTGGCCGAGCAGTCGAAGCAGTCAATTCAAGTGGTGGGCGAAATTACGGAGACGATCCAGACGGAAGTTGACGAGACGGTGGCGGTTCTGTCAGACGCCTATCCGCTGTTTAAGGAGCAGATCCAATCGGTTAAAGAAGCCGAGCTGATCTTCGGCAAGGTGCAGGAGCAGATGAGCGGGTTCGTCGACCAGCTTTCCGACGTGACCGAGTCCATTCAGCATTTGGAGAACTCCCAGAGCATGCTGACCGAAGCCATGAGCAACGTAAGCGCCGTCTCCGAAGAATCCTCCGCCACTTCGCAGGAGGTGGCCTCCCTGAGCAACGAACAGCTTAGCGTCAGCGAGGGCCTGGTGAAGCTTTCCGAGAACCTGGAAGGGCTGTCCACGTCGCTTCAGGAGTCGCTCTCGAAGTTCCGCGTTTAA